From a single Rosa rugosa chromosome 7, drRosRugo1.1, whole genome shotgun sequence genomic region:
- the LOC133723289 gene encoding uncharacterized protein LOC133723289 — MYICLGALKQGFKAGCRPLLGLDGCHLKSAYGGQLLSAVGVDANNTTWVVAYAQVEMESEGNGFTFISDKQKGLLPACEDVVPLADHRFCVRHLWTNFNKLFPGKVMKDQLWAVAKSTTMAYYHKEMVLMNQMDSKAHKWLIGNIIMLITPGWLLMLLPSHYLCINVNCFTLCRAHFNTVLKCDVLLNNLSESFNACILPARSKPVITCFEEIRVRMMKRIAIRKEKMSKVMDPICPRPRQILEKNKVKSATGCIPNGTGSHKIEVESIGGSKYVVDLGRRACACRRWDLTGIPCKHAISAINFMREKPEDYVDACYLTKTYMAAYSNTIQPVNGMDLWIPSEEPAILPPQYNRQPGRPRTKRFKDASEKENEGPKLGRVQKSLSCSNCNQLGHNIKSCH, encoded by the exons ATGTACATTTGTTTGGGGGCATTGAAGCAAGGATTCAAAGCTGGATGCAGACCATTGCTAGGCTTAGATGGGTGTCACCTCAAGAGTGCTTATGGTGGTCAGCTGTTGTCAGCAGTGGGGGTGGATGCTAATAACACAACCTGGGTGGTTGCTTATGCACAAGTAGAGATGGAGA GTGAAGGAAATGGTTTCACCTTCATTTCAGACAAACAAAAGGGGCTTCTACCTGCATGTGAAGATGTGGTGCCACTAGCTGATCACAGGTTCTGTGTTAGGCACTTGTGGACTAATTTCAACAAGCTATTCCCTGGCAAGGTGATGAAGGACCAACTGTGGGCAGTTGCCAAGTCCACAACCATGGCTTATTACCACAAAGAGATGGTTTTGATGAACCAGATGGATTCAAAGGCTCATAAATGGCTAATAGGTAACATAATTATGCTAATAACTCCTGGGTGGTTGCTTATGCTTTTACCTTCACATTACTTATGCATTAATGTCAACTGTTTTACACTTTGCAGAGCCCACTTCAACACCGTTTTGAAGTGTGATGTGTTGTTGAACAATCTTTCAGAGAGTTTCAATGCCTGTATCCTACCTGCAAGGTCCAAACCAGTCATTACATGCTTTGAAGAAATTAGGGtgaggatgatgaagaggattgcaatcaGGAAAGAGAAGATGAGCAAAGTTATGGACCCTATCTGCCCCAGGCCAAGGCAGATTCTGGAGAAGAACAAGGTTAAATCTGCAACAGGTTGCATCCCTAATGGGACTGGGAGCCACAAAATTGAAGTGGAGAGCATTGGAGGCAGCAAGTATGTGGTGGATCTGGGCAGAAGGGCTTGTGCTTGTAGGAGATGGGATCTAACTGGGATCCCTTGCAAGCATGCCATATCAGCCATCAACTTCATGAGAGAGAAGCCTGAAGATTATGTTGATGCATGCTACCTGACCAAGACTTACATGGCTGCTTACTCTAACACAATCCAGCCTGTAAATGGGATGGACTTGTGGATCCCAAGTGAAGAACCTGCCATCCTACCCCCACAGTACAACAGGCAGCCTGGAAGGCCAAGGACCAAAAGGTTTAAGGATGCTTCTGAGAAGGAGAATGAAGGCCCCAAGCTTGGAAGGGTGCAGAAATCTCTGAGCTGCTCCAACTGTAATCAATTGGGTCACAATATTAAGAGTTGTCATTGA